A stretch of DNA from Halobacillus litoralis:
AAGTACAAATCCCAAATTGTGGACGATCAACCTGTTCAACCTCTCGCATGAACACTGTTTTCCTCCCTTTGTCACATTTCCTCGATATTTGGTAACTTTTTTCATATCTCAAGAGACGGATGTCGTAATTTTGTGATAGAATAAAGAACTAGATGTGCATGATTTAAATAGAAAATAGAACTTGAAACAATAGGGAAATATAAGTTGAAGGAGATTGATCTCCATTGCCGGTGTAACGTAACGGATTACGAGGGTCCTGCACGTTACTTGGATTATGTTTTTTACAATAGGGAGGATCTACAGAACATGTTTGCGAGAGATATAGGAATTGACCTGGGTACTGCGAACGTACTCATCCACGTAAAAGGCAAAGGAATTGTATTGAACGAACCGTCGGTGGTTGCCATGGACCGTAATACTGGGAAAGTGCTTGAGGTAGGTGAAGAGGCCCGCCGGATGGTCGGACGTACGCCAGGCAATATTGAAGCCATCCGACCGCTGAAGGACGGTGTCATTGCAGATTTTGACGTAACTGAGGCGATGCTGAAGCACTTTATCCAAAAAACGAACGTGAGAGGATTCTTATCAAAACCGCGCATGCTGATCTGTTGCCCAACGAACATTACGAAAGTGGAGCAAAAAGCGATCAAAGAAGCGGCTGAGAAATCCGGTGGTAAAAAAGTATATTTAGAAGAAGAGCCTAAGGTAGCAGCGATTGGTGCCGGTATGGATATCTTCCAACCAAGCGGGAACATGGTTGTCGATATCGGAGGCGGCACAACGGATGTCGCTGTTTTGTCCATGGGTGATATTGTCACGGCTTCTTCCATTAAGATGGCTGGTGATAAGTTTGACCATGAGATTCTACAATACATTAAGAAAGAGTATAAACTGTTGATCGGGGAGCGGACAGCTGAAAACATTAAGATCAGTGTGGCCACGGTTTTCCCTGGTTCAAGAAACGAGGAAATTGAAATTCGCGGTCGAGACATGGTGTCTGGATTACCACGAACGATCTCCGTCAATTCTGAAGAAATTGAAAGATCCTTACGTGAATCTGTACAGGTGATTATTCAAGCAGCGAAACAAGTGCTGGAACGTACACCACCTGAATTGTCTGCGGATATCATAGACCGTGGAGTCATTATGACGGGCGGCGGGGCTCTTTTGCATGGCATTGACCAACTGCTCGCTGAAGAGCTGAAGGTTCCTGTGCTCGTAGCTGAATCTCCGATGGATTGTGTGGCTACAGGTACAGGCATCATGCTCGAAAATATCGATAAGCGTATCTCAACCAAACTATAGTTTA
This window harbors:
- a CDS encoding rod shape-determining protein, yielding MFARDIGIDLGTANVLIHVKGKGIVLNEPSVVAMDRNTGKVLEVGEEARRMVGRTPGNIEAIRPLKDGVIADFDVTEAMLKHFIQKTNVRGFLSKPRMLICCPTNITKVEQKAIKEAAEKSGGKKVYLEEEPKVAAIGAGMDIFQPSGNMVVDIGGGTTDVAVLSMGDIVTASSIKMAGDKFDHEILQYIKKEYKLLIGERTAENIKISVATVFPGSRNEEIEIRGRDMVSGLPRTISVNSEEIERSLRESVQVIIQAAKQVLERTPPELSADIIDRGVIMTGGGALLHGIDQLLAEELKVPVLVAESPMDCVATGTGIMLENIDKRISTKL